Proteins from one Chthoniobacterales bacterium genomic window:
- a CDS encoding Maf family protein — MNTPEASPPEPPPYSDVLPMDLVLASTSPRRIELLSHLGHTFRIVPPGVEESSAGHLTPRELSLLNAKRKSHAVAAFEPTSIVIGADTVVAIAGETLGKPADLDEARSMIHKLSGRTHQVVTSVWITRLHPFHMVAFTEVSEVTFRSLDSHSILAYLEKIDPLDKAGAYAAQEYRDEIIESIQGSLDNVIGLPVESVALALTEF, encoded by the coding sequence ATGAACACGCCGGAAGCTTCTCCCCCCGAGCCGCCTCCCTATAGCGATGTTCTGCCCATGGACCTGGTGCTGGCGTCCACTTCGCCGCGCCGGATCGAGTTGCTCTCGCACCTCGGCCACACCTTCCGCATCGTCCCGCCCGGAGTCGAGGAAAGCTCCGCTGGCCACCTCACGCCGCGCGAACTTTCCCTGCTCAACGCCAAGCGCAAGTCGCACGCCGTCGCCGCTTTTGAGCCGACTTCCATCGTTATCGGAGCCGACACCGTTGTCGCCATCGCAGGCGAAACCCTCGGCAAACCGGCCGACCTCGACGAGGCGCGCTCCATGATTCACAAACTCAGCGGACGCACCCATCAAGTCGTCACCAGCGTCTGGATCACACGCCTGCATCCGTTTCACATGGTCGCCTTCACCGAAGTCAGCGAAGTCACTTTCCGCTCACTCGACTCGCATTCGATTCTGGCTTACTTGGAAAAAATCGATCCGCTCGACAAAGCCGGTGCCTACGCCGCTCAGGAATATCGCGACGAAATCATCGAAAGCATCCAAGGCTCGCTCGACAACGTCATCGGACTCCCCGTCGAATCCGTCGCGCTGGCCCTTACGGAATTCTAA
- a CDS encoding ThuA domain-containing protein, whose protein sequence is MFPYFLSVWLLSSILFTTAAAAAPIRVLLVDGYGNHDWQRTTRLTADVLKNAGGFELTVSTVPLDPAAATAAWCPTFQNYDVVIQTCNDLGGRGPMWPAPAREGLEHFVHDGGGLFILHSANNAFATWPAYNSMIGLGWRGKEVGTALRVQVDGTIERIPPGQGNGTSHGARTDRVIHQLGTHPIHAGLPAQWKTPLIEVYTYVRGPAENLTVLSWAEDPKTGERWPIEWVVNYGEGRVFNSTYGHIWHDEADPVDLRAADFQTLLVRALQWLAKRPVDETVPKDFPTAEAVSLRDFPAAEAAMAPAVAK, encoded by the coding sequence GTGTTCCCCTATTTCCTAAGCGTCTGGCTTTTGAGTTCCATCCTATTCACCACGGCGGCAGCGGCGGCGCCGATCCGCGTTCTGCTGGTCGATGGATATGGGAATCACGACTGGCAGCGCACCACGCGCTTGACGGCGGATGTCCTTAAAAACGCGGGCGGGTTTGAGCTCACTGTGTCCACCGTGCCGCTCGATCCGGCGGCGGCGACGGCGGCGTGGTGTCCGACCTTTCAGAACTATGATGTCGTCATCCAGACCTGCAACGACCTCGGGGGTCGCGGCCCGATGTGGCCCGCCCCGGCTCGTGAGGGTCTGGAGCATTTCGTGCACGACGGCGGCGGGTTGTTCATTCTCCATTCCGCCAACAACGCCTTCGCCACCTGGCCCGCTTACAACTCGATGATTGGCCTCGGCTGGCGCGGAAAAGAAGTCGGCACCGCCCTCCGCGTGCAGGTCGACGGCACGATCGAGCGCATCCCGCCGGGCCAGGGAAATGGCACCAGCCACGGGGCGCGCACGGACCGGGTGATACATCAGCTCGGCACGCATCCGATTCACGCCGGACTTCCAGCGCAATGGAAGACGCCGCTCATCGAGGTCTATACCTATGTCCGTGGACCGGCCGAAAATCTGACGGTTCTCTCGTGGGCGGAGGATCCGAAAACGGGCGAGCGCTGGCCCATCGAGTGGGTGGTAAACTACGGCGAGGGCCGGGTGTTCAATTCGACTTACGGTCATATCTGGCACGACGAGGCGGACCCGGTGGATCTGCGCGCGGCGGACTTTCAGACGCTCCTCGTGCGGGCCTTGCAATGGCTGGCGAAGCGTCCGGTCGATGAGACCGTGCCGAAGGATTTCCCGACTGCCGAGGCCGTGAGCCTGCGCGATTTCCCCGCCGCCGAGGCCGCGATGGCTCCCGCAGTGGCTAAATAA
- a CDS encoding NAD-dependent epimerase/dehydratase family protein, translated as MPSVLIVGCGYLGREVARRFFKLGWNVTAWTSAPESAQREGAAGFRVSPVDIRELDWIRRIGQRDGPYDWVINCVSSGGGDSERYREIYLNGTANLIRGLIFDRLLFTSSTSVYGQTDGTPVSEDSPTAMTTATGQILRDTEDIVLARGGIVARLAGIYGPDRGAMLRRFLEGKSTLDGDGSRWLNTIHRDDAVSALELLITTNADSGLYNVADDGGLTQLAAFQFLAEKLQRPLPPSAPPNLERKRGFSNKQVLNTHLRALGWSPMFPSFLDGLEADLSELVI; from the coding sequence ATGCCCAGCGTCCTGATCGTCGGCTGCGGCTACCTCGGGCGCGAAGTTGCGCGGCGTTTCTTCAAGTTGGGTTGGAACGTCACCGCCTGGACCAGCGCCCCGGAATCGGCCCAACGCGAGGGCGCGGCGGGTTTCCGCGTGTCGCCGGTGGACATCCGCGAATTGGACTGGATTCGGCGCATCGGCCAGCGCGACGGCCCCTACGATTGGGTCATCAACTGCGTCAGCTCCGGCGGCGGCGACTCGGAGCGTTATCGCGAAATCTACCTCAACGGCACCGCCAATCTCATTCGCGGACTTATCTTTGACCGCCTCCTTTTCACCAGCAGCACGTCGGTTTACGGCCAGACCGATGGAACTCCCGTCTCCGAGGATTCGCCCACGGCAATGACCACCGCCACCGGCCAGATCCTGCGCGACACCGAGGACATCGTCCTCGCTCGCGGCGGCATCGTCGCCCGGCTCGCGGGCATTTACGGACCCGATCGCGGCGCGATGTTACGCCGGTTTCTGGAAGGAAAATCCACCCTCGACGGCGACGGCAGCCGCTGGCTGAACACCATCCATCGCGACGACGCCGTGAGTGCATTGGAACTCCTCATCACCACGAACGCCGACTCCGGCCTCTACAACGTCGCCGACGATGGCGGCCTGACCCAGCTCGCCGCCTTCCAATTTCTCGCCGAAAAACTCCAGCGTCCCCTCCCTCCATCCGCCCCGCCCAATCTGGAGCGCAAACGCGGCTTCTCCAACAAACAAGTCCTCAACACCCACCTCCGCGCCCTCGGCTGGAGTCCGATGTTCCCCAGTTTTCTCGATGGACTCGAAGCTGACTTGAGCGAGCTCGTTATTTAG
- the leuA gene encoding 2-isopropylmalate synthase yields the protein MISDPSTQYRPYPPVHLPDRQWPDRTLTQPPIWCSVDLRDGNQALAVPMNVSQKLELFDALVKCGFKEIEVGFPSASNTEFAFNRRLIEENRIPDEVTIQCLVQAREDLIERTVESLIGAKSVIIHLYNSTSPAQRRVVFGKSREEIKAIALQGAQWILDRLPRLTGTRVRLQYSPESFSLTEPDFALEISNAVIDLWQPTPEKKMILNLPNTVEVAMPNVHADQIEWMSRHIHRRDSVTLSLHTHNDRGTGVAATELALLAGAERVEGTLFGNGERTGNLDIVTVALNLYMHGIHPGLDFSDMAALTSVYERTTGMTVPPRHPYGGELVFTAFSGSHQDAIKKGLAERETETREHWDVPYLTIDPADIGREYREVIRVNSQSGKGGVAYLLEAEYGIEIPKDMQREFGPIANDAVDALGREVTAAELRGMFWKEYIERKTPWELQHFHADGSSGIYQCRASVLRDGGLVSLVGQGNGPIAAFVDALEKIGVPSFSVAYYKEHALSSGSDSSAIAYIQIKLENGQTKWGAGENTNIELASIQAILSALNRV from the coding sequence ATGATCTCCGATCCGTCCACTCAATACCGACCTTACCCGCCCGTCCATTTGCCCGACCGGCAATGGCCCGATCGCACCCTTACCCAGCCGCCGATCTGGTGCAGCGTCGATCTACGCGACGGCAACCAGGCGCTCGCCGTGCCGATGAACGTCTCCCAGAAGCTCGAGCTTTTTGACGCCCTCGTAAAATGCGGCTTCAAAGAAATCGAAGTCGGCTTTCCCAGCGCATCGAACACCGAATTCGCCTTCAACCGCCGCCTCATCGAGGAAAATCGCATCCCCGACGAAGTCACCATTCAATGCCTTGTGCAGGCCCGCGAAGACCTCATCGAACGCACCGTTGAGTCGTTGATCGGCGCGAAAAGCGTCATCATTCACCTCTACAACTCGACCTCGCCCGCCCAGCGACGTGTCGTCTTTGGGAAATCTCGCGAGGAAATCAAAGCCATCGCCTTGCAAGGCGCGCAATGGATTCTCGACCGCCTCCCACGTTTGACTGGAACTCGCGTGCGCCTGCAATATTCGCCCGAGTCTTTCTCGCTCACAGAACCCGATTTCGCCTTGGAAATCTCCAACGCCGTCATCGATCTCTGGCAGCCCACGCCGGAAAAGAAGATGATCCTGAACCTGCCGAACACGGTCGAAGTCGCCATGCCGAACGTTCACGCCGACCAGATCGAATGGATGTCGCGCCACATTCACCGACGCGATTCCGTCACGCTGAGCCTGCACACGCATAACGACCGGGGCACCGGCGTGGCTGCGACCGAACTCGCCTTGCTGGCCGGCGCCGAACGCGTCGAGGGCACGCTTTTCGGCAACGGCGAACGCACCGGCAACCTCGACATCGTCACCGTCGCGCTGAATCTCTACATGCACGGCATCCATCCCGGACTCGATTTCTCGGACATGGCCGCGCTCACCTCCGTTTACGAACGCACCACCGGGATGACCGTTCCGCCGCGTCACCCGTATGGCGGCGAGCTGGTTTTCACCGCCTTCTCCGGGTCGCATCAAGACGCCATTAAAAAGGGACTCGCTGAGCGCGAAACGGAGACTCGGGAACATTGGGACGTCCCGTATTTGACCATCGACCCCGCCGACATCGGGCGCGAATACCGCGAAGTCATCCGCGTCAACAGCCAGAGCGGCAAGGGCGGAGTTGCATACTTATTGGAGGCCGAATACGGCATCGAAATCCCCAAAGACATGCAGCGCGAGTTCGGCCCCATCGCCAACGACGCCGTGGATGCCCTCGGCCGCGAAGTCACCGCCGCCGAGTTGCGCGGCATGTTCTGGAAAGAATACATCGAGCGCAAAACCCCATGGGAGTTGCAGCACTTTCACGCCGACGGCAGCAGCGGCATCTACCAATGCCGGGCCAGCGTCCTGCGCGACGGCGGCCTCGTTTCCTTGGTCGGCCAGGGCAACGGCCCCATTGCCGCCTTCGTCGATGCCCTGGAAAAGATCGGAGTTCCCTCCTTCTCCGTCGCCTACTACAAAGAGCACGCCCTCAGCAGCGGCAGCGACAGCAGCGCCATCGCCTACATCCAGATCAAACTGGAAAACGGCCAGACCAAATGGGGTGCCGGTGAAAACACCAACATCGAACTAGCCAGCATCCAAGCCATCCTCAGCGCCCTGAACCGAGTCTAA
- a CDS encoding choice-of-anchor D domain-containing protein — MLLSLLAQSSLKASLVYGPGSFILNDGDVYSNTGNYIGSSSGSYNYSSGSVTATNTVINPGWLGFQGTWSNQPHTLTVSGVNGTVTKSPDLAIYEYNTTVTLTAVSDPGYAFIRWTQGPAHLTYTSTGVGPNGVSTVAHDYWTVGGNVVGTSPTLTVTTWADFDLRAEFAPISRIISLDGNGLVWDQQVIGESSQKIFNIKNTGNSPLTITDIVYPAGFSGAWSGSIAPGASQTVTVTFAPTAAGTYSGDIEIHSDATSGNNTLAITAIGEVAYKLTGNSSFRGLWGFTSLVQYTAPTECLYWTGSVVNVQALPVTGYVFHDWTENGHVVSTSPTFALTIQAAHTIRANYVHAYSGIRLTGSRSFGNRKLRSVSGHSLTLSNSGNTPIQSTGLRIANQRGATRQIFQGDWSGLLQPGESHRIVIRFQPSRRIGYFYRITPLTPDTAASVDGLSITGSGI; from the coding sequence TTGCTGTTGTCTCTGCTGGCTCAAAGCTCCCTCAAGGCGAGCCTCGTCTATGGCCCCGGCAGCTTCATTTTAAATGATGGCGACGTGTATTCCAACACTGGCAACTACATTGGCTCCTCATCGGGCTCCTATAATTACTCCAGTGGTAGTGTAACCGCGACTAACACAGTAATTAATCCAGGGTGGCTTGGTTTCCAAGGCACTTGGTCGAATCAGCCGCACACGCTTACTGTCTCTGGAGTCAATGGCACCGTCACGAAGTCGCCTGATCTCGCTATCTATGAATATAACACGACGGTGACGCTCACAGCGGTGTCCGATCCAGGTTACGCGTTCATCCGGTGGACGCAGGGTCCCGCTCATCTCACCTACACCTCCACCGGGGTGGGACCGAATGGCGTTTCGACCGTCGCTCACGACTATTGGACCGTCGGCGGGAACGTCGTGGGCACCTCCCCCACTCTGACGGTGACGACATGGGCGGATTTCGATCTCAGGGCCGAGTTTGCGCCGATCAGCCGGATCATTTCCCTCGACGGCAACGGGTTGGTCTGGGACCAGCAGGTGATCGGTGAATCGAGCCAGAAGATATTTAACATCAAGAACACTGGCAACTCGCCACTCACGATTACGGACATCGTTTACCCTGCGGGATTCAGCGGTGCCTGGTCCGGTTCGATTGCTCCCGGGGCGAGTCAGACCGTGACCGTCACCTTTGCGCCGACGGCAGCGGGCACCTATTCGGGCGACATCGAGATCCACTCCGATGCCACCAGCGGCAATAATACCCTCGCCATTACCGCCATCGGCGAAGTGGCCTACAAGCTCACCGGAAACAGCTCCTTTAGGGGTTTATGGGGGTTCACTTCTCTCGTTCAGTACACAGCGCCTACGGAGTGCCTGTATTGGACTGGCTCGGTTGTAAACGTGCAGGCTCTGCCGGTGACGGGCTATGTCTTTCACGATTGGACGGAGAATGGACATGTCGTGAGCACGTCGCCAACGTTTGCCCTCACGATTCAGGCCGCGCACACGATCCGGGCCAATTATGTTCACGCTTACTCCGGGATCCGGCTAACCGGCTCAAGGAGCTTCGGTAACCGGAAACTCCGTTCCGTGTCCGGGCACTCTTTGACTCTCTCCAACTCTGGTAACACTCCCATCCAGAGTACGGGCTTGCGCATCGCTAATCAAAGGGGAGCTACCCGGCAGATTTTCCAAGGCGATTGGTCGGGCTTGCTGCAACCCGGCGAATCTCACCGGATTGTCATTCGATTCCAGCCCAGCCGACGCATTGGTTATTTCTATCGCATTACCCCGCTGACGCCCGACACTGCGGCTTCTGTGGACGGATTGAGCATCACCGGCTCGGGGATTTAA
- a CDS encoding winged helix-turn-helix transcriptional regulator, producing MMMNSSHLARPRKISDGHFCWQDKFARRRIRSEVEKKHHLSTLSLYDGLSEAASDSGSETFQITQDALAELSGISPRTLQRCIRSLEELGLVHVKKNSRPTQDGWRKMRSTYTLLQIRHDGASMNASRKNTVESQPLKEQEEETEKRLHDHLPENAALYKYTDKQRLIIEVWDDVAVRSGLGFLPVTIWTRECAESIDTYDSADECRQLFLWVVKKEKTRRTSLTKSLTRVLRDCVTGTGLCAEDCVEDDNDIPI from the coding sequence ATGATGATGAATTCTAGCCATTTAGCGCGACCCCGCAAGATCAGCGACGGGCATTTTTGTTGGCAAGATAAGTTTGCACGAAGGAGAATTCGTAGCGAGGTGGAAAAAAAACATCACCTTTCAACTTTGAGCCTTTATGACGGACTTTCTGAGGCCGCAAGCGATTCGGGTTCGGAAACTTTTCAGATCACTCAAGATGCGCTTGCAGAATTGTCGGGGATTTCACCTCGGACATTACAGCGGTGCATTCGTAGCCTAGAAGAATTGGGGCTGGTCCATGTTAAAAAAAACTCCCGTCCAACTCAAGACGGGTGGCGCAAGATGAGATCGACTTACACACTCTTACAGATACGACACGATGGCGCATCTATGAATGCGTCACGGAAAAACACCGTCGAGTCGCAACCTCTTAAAGAACAGGAAGAAGAAACAGAAAAAAGATTACACGATCATTTGCCGGAAAATGCGGCTCTTTATAAATACACAGACAAGCAACGCTTAATCATCGAAGTGTGGGATGACGTGGCAGTGCGATCCGGCTTGGGATTTTTACCTGTCACTATATGGACGCGGGAATGTGCTGAATCCATTGACACCTACGACTCCGCAGATGAATGCCGGCAACTGTTCCTGTGGGTTGTTAAAAAAGAAAAGACGCGCCGGACTTCATTAACGAAGAGCCTTACTCGCGTGTTGAGGGATTGCGTGACCGGGACAGGCCTATGCGCGGAAGACTGCGTAGAGGACGATAATGATATTCCAATTTGA
- a CDS encoding helix-turn-helix domain-containing protein gives MQVNPPSTGAVSHEANHQANKIEWMRVPEAVRMFGICRSSIYELISSGEIKSTSLKKRGALRGIRIISFDSLSSYCERAAAMERDAK, from the coding sequence ATGCAAGTTAATCCACCATCTACCGGGGCCGTCAGTCACGAGGCTAATCATCAAGCTAATAAAATCGAATGGATGCGCGTGCCGGAAGCCGTGCGCATGTTCGGAATCTGTCGAAGCTCGATTTACGAACTCATTTCGTCCGGCGAAATCAAAAGCACATCGCTGAAAAAGCGGGGCGCACTGCGCGGAATCCGTATCATTAGTTTCGACAGCTTGTCCTCATATTGTGAGCGGGCTGCCGCTATGGAGAGAGATGCCAAGTAA
- a CDS encoding DUF4412 domain-containing protein codes for MLSSRILAVLLLTSTLLRADLVIVQDVDAMGQQVSMTLKTKGTMMRVDLNPKMSILIDGATGDMKTLMHDQKMFMSMNMDAMKGMMPAPKPGATAKPTLKALGNKQKISGYDTEEYLYTQGDTVSHLWIAKDYPHYDAFVKVMETLRKGPIGQMSPQMQMDMTQLPGMPLKTIVDMGGKSGTSVVKSVEEKDLDPSDFVAPADYKSFAMPTIPPPNQ; via the coding sequence ATGCTCTCCAGCCGCATCCTCGCTGTTCTCCTCCTCACTTCCACCCTGCTCCGCGCCGATCTGGTCATCGTTCAAGACGTCGATGCCATGGGCCAGCAGGTTTCCATGACCCTGAAAACCAAGGGCACGATGATGCGCGTCGATCTTAATCCAAAGATGAGCATCCTCATCGACGGCGCGACCGGCGACATGAAAACCCTCATGCACGACCAGAAAATGTTCATGTCGATGAACATGGACGCCATGAAAGGCATGATGCCCGCCCCGAAGCCCGGCGCGACCGCCAAGCCCACTTTGAAGGCTCTCGGCAACAAGCAAAAAATCAGTGGCTACGACACCGAGGAATATCTCTACACCCAGGGCGACACCGTTTCCCACCTCTGGATTGCCAAGGATTACCCGCACTACGACGCCTTCGTCAAAGTCATGGAAACCCTCCGCAAAGGCCCCATCGGACAGATGAGCCCGCAGATGCAGATGGACATGACCCAACTTCCCGGGATGCCGCTGAAAACCATCGTGGACATGGGCGGCAAATCGGGCACCAGCGTCGTCAAATCGGTCGAGGAGAAAGATCTCGACCCATCGGATTTCGTCGCTCCAGCCGACTACAAATCGTTTGCCATGCCGACGATTCCCCCACCCAATCAATAA
- a CDS encoding helix-turn-helix transcriptional regulator translates to MLPKRDIAAQISEFGANVRRERTARKITQERLAELADLNIRTVQKIEAGKINVLITTAFRIQQALSCPWGKLMPQIAIS, encoded by the coding sequence GTGCTCCCTAAACGCGATATTGCAGCCCAAATTTCGGAATTCGGCGCAAACGTGCGACGCGAGCGAACTGCGCGGAAGATTACACAAGAGCGGCTCGCGGAACTTGCCGATTTGAACATCCGCACTGTGCAAAAAATCGAGGCGGGGAAAATCAACGTCTTGATCACTACGGCGTTTAGAATCCAGCAGGCACTTTCCTGCCCGTGGGGAAAACTCATGCCACAGATTGCAATTAGTTGA